From Elusimicrobiota bacterium, the proteins below share one genomic window:
- the yajC gene encoding preprotein translocase subunit YajC has translation MNPSPAFMQFIPLAAIMLIFYFLLIRPQQKQMKEMKKMLEALKVGDKVLTNGGIIGTISAVREHELEIEIAKGVKITHVRSHIHSVLNETK, from the coding sequence ATGAACCCGAGCCCCGCTTTCATGCAATTCATACCGTTGGCAGCCATAATGCTTATTTTTTATTTCCTGTTGATCCGTCCCCAGCAGAAGCAGATGAAGGAAATGAAAAAGATGCTTGAAGCCTTAAAGGTCGGCGACAAGGTACTTACCAACGGAGGCATAATAGGCACCATCAGCGCTGTACGCGAGCACGAGTTGGAAATTGAAATAGCAAAAGGGGTAAAAATAACCCATGTGCGTTCGCATATCCACTCAGTTTTAAACGAGACAAAATAA
- the tgt gene encoding tRNA guanosine(34) transglycosylase Tgt — MPYFEVLHKDKDTQARAAALKTASGVIHTPVFMPVATQGTVKALSQDDLKAIGTECILSNTYHLYLRPGLETLKTFGGLHGFMNHRGPILTDSGGFQVYSLSRLRKITDSGVHFSSHIDGSPHFFTPERVIDYQEAIGSDIWTCLDVCVKNPATRAEAVDALEKTTRWAERAKKHFAEKVKAYPHAKRPLLFGIIQGSIYPDLRATAARHIAELGVDGFAVGGLAVGETKRQMMESLAAVMEVLPKDKPVYFMGLGSPEDLWEAVSLGVDMFDCVLPTRNARNGQALTSKGKLYIKNAPYRRDDSPLDPACDCETCRNYSKAYLSHLYKAKELLVSRLISIHNLRFLINQTKAMRSAVECGDFRKHKKIFMDSYLAP, encoded by the coding sequence ATGCCATATTTTGAGGTTTTGCACAAAGACAAAGACACCCAAGCCAGGGCGGCGGCACTTAAAACCGCGAGCGGCGTAATTCACACCCCGGTTTTCATGCCGGTAGCCACCCAGGGCACCGTGAAGGCGCTTTCACAGGATGATCTGAAGGCCATAGGAACAGAATGCATACTTTCAAATACCTACCACCTCTACCTTAGACCCGGGCTTGAAACCCTGAAAACTTTTGGAGGTCTGCACGGTTTCATGAACCATCGCGGGCCCATTCTTACCGACTCGGGAGGCTTCCAGGTTTACAGTCTGAGCCGCCTCCGCAAGATCACCGATTCAGGCGTGCATTTTTCCTCCCATATAGACGGCAGTCCGCATTTCTTTACTCCCGAGAGAGTGATAGACTATCAGGAGGCCATAGGCTCCGATATCTGGACCTGCCTGGATGTCTGCGTAAAGAACCCCGCCACAAGAGCCGAGGCCGTGGACGCGCTTGAAAAAACCACCCGTTGGGCCGAGAGGGCCAAAAAGCATTTCGCGGAAAAAGTGAAAGCGTACCCTCACGCCAAACGGCCCCTTCTTTTCGGGATAATACAAGGCTCCATCTATCCGGACCTCAGGGCCACGGCGGCAAGACATATAGCGGAGCTGGGGGTGGACGGCTTTGCCGTCGGAGGCCTTGCGGTCGGAGAGACAAAACGCCAGATGATGGAATCTCTTGCCGCCGTGATGGAGGTTCTCCCAAAAGACAAGCCTGTTTACTTCATGGGCCTCGGCTCCCCGGAAGATCTATGGGAAGCCGTAAGCCTGGGCGTGGACATGTTTGACTGCGTTCTGCCGACCAGAAACGCCCGCAACGGCCAGGCCCTGACTTCAAAAGGAAAACTTTACATAAAAAACGCGCCATATCGGAGGGACGATTCCCCCCTTGACCCAGCCTGTGATTGTGAAACCTGCCGCAATTATTCCAAGGCCTATCTTTCGCACCTTTATAAGGCCAAAGAGCTGCTGGTCTCCCGGCTTATATCCATACACAACCTGCGGTTCCTGATTAACCAGACCAAGGCCATGCGCTCGGCCGTAGAGTGCGGAGACTTCCGAAAACATAAAAAAATATTCATGGACAGCTATTTGGCCCCATAA